In Nonomuraea sp. NBC_00507, the following are encoded in one genomic region:
- a CDS encoding phage tail assembly protein T, with product MRRRPERRFYFRLASHLHMTVGELLARITSRELTEWMVYEKIAGPLGPVRDDIHTAMIGSWVVNSQRGKRRPLPLSKFLPSWFDKPAQTPEEIYDRIRQINAGLGGTDLTAQRTPE from the coding sequence ATGAGGCGCCGCCCCGAGCGGCGCTTCTACTTCAGGCTGGCCTCCCACCTGCACATGACCGTCGGCGAGCTGCTGGCCCGCATCACCTCGCGCGAGCTGACCGAATGGATGGTCTACGAGAAGATCGCCGGGCCGCTCGGCCCGGTCCGCGACGACATCCACACGGCGATGATCGGCTCCTGGGTCGTCAACTCCCAGCGCGGCAAACGGCGGCCGCTGCCACTGTCGAAGTTCCTGCCGTCCTGGTTCGACAAACCGGCGCAGACGCCGGAGGAGATCTACGACCGGATCCGGCAGATCAACGCCGGGCTCGGCGGGACCGACCTGACCGCCCAGCGCACACCTGAATAG
- a CDS encoding phage tail tube protein, which produces MSGVDGFGCQLQRSDMAGSPVFTAIANVTNVGGPEIERETYDVTDHSSPGAWREFIGGLKDGGEVSIEVNYDPREHDVLVADFDDELPRNYRLVWPTITAAQWDFAAVMTGFSPEGPHDDKLAAELTFKVTGKPVLS; this is translated from the coding sequence ATGTCCGGAGTGGACGGGTTCGGCTGCCAGCTGCAGCGCAGCGACATGGCCGGCAGCCCGGTCTTCACCGCGATCGCCAACGTCACCAACGTGGGCGGCCCGGAGATCGAACGCGAAACCTACGACGTCACCGACCATTCCAGCCCGGGTGCGTGGCGGGAGTTCATCGGCGGCCTGAAGGACGGCGGCGAAGTCAGCATCGAGGTCAACTACGACCCGCGCGAGCACGACGTGCTGGTCGCCGACTTCGACGACGAGCTGCCGCGCAACTACCGCCTCGTCTGGCCGACGATCACCGCCGCCCAGTGGGACTTCGCCGCGGTGATGACCGGGTTCTCCCCGGAGGGTCCGCACGACGACAAGCTGGCCGCCGAGCTCACCTTCAAGGTGACCGGCAAGCCGGTCCTGAGCTGA
- a CDS encoding DUF3168 domain-containing protein, with amino-acid sequence MSAIWPVQQAIYARLTADAPLMGLIDGVYDEVPEAKDKPYIVFAEITEKDDSTHDRRGFELMVTLNIWSAYRGFGQIGQVLTNVDRVLHRVQLDVAGWELISIARQPAPQQSAGVRRVADPNIRQGQARFRVWVTEPR; translated from the coding sequence GTGAGCGCCATCTGGCCGGTGCAGCAGGCCATCTACGCCCGCCTCACCGCGGACGCGCCGCTGATGGGACTGATCGACGGCGTCTACGACGAGGTGCCCGAAGCCAAGGACAAGCCGTACATCGTGTTCGCCGAGATCACCGAGAAGGACGACTCGACGCACGACCGGCGTGGGTTCGAGCTGATGGTCACCCTCAACATCTGGTCCGCCTACCGGGGGTTCGGCCAGATCGGCCAGGTCCTCACCAACGTCGACCGGGTGCTGCACCGGGTGCAGCTGGACGTCGCCGGCTGGGAGCTGATCAGTATCGCCCGCCAGCCCGCCCCCCAGCAGAGCGCCGGGGTGCGGCGGGTGGCCGACCCGAACATCCGACAGGGCCAGGCGCGCTTTCGCGTCTGGGTCACCGAGCCCCGATAG
- a CDS encoding head-tail adaptor protein, with amino-acid sequence MIDHLLNVSLTHRRPVTVRDSGGGQSTTWLPLGTVRGRVSQPTSSVEREEADQHGADLTYPVYLGPRADVRRGDELLDVVGGGRMFEVLAVYPPSQPIYLRADCRLRQSEEEGL; translated from the coding sequence ATGATCGACCACCTGCTGAACGTGAGCCTGACGCACCGGCGGCCGGTCACCGTCCGCGACAGCGGCGGCGGCCAGTCCACCACGTGGCTGCCGCTCGGCACCGTCCGCGGCCGCGTCTCCCAGCCCACATCAAGCGTGGAGCGGGAGGAGGCCGACCAGCACGGCGCCGACCTCACCTACCCGGTGTACCTGGGGCCGCGCGCGGACGTACGCCGCGGCGACGAGCTGCTCGACGTGGTGGGCGGCGGCCGCATGTTCGAGGTGCTGGCCGTCTACCCGCCGTCGCAGCCGATCTACCTGCGCGCCGACTGCCGGCTGCGGCAGAGCGAGGAGGAGGGGCTGTGA
- a CDS encoding phage major capsid protein, whose protein sequence is MDVNALKQERAKLAKQARDILDTAQAASRSITGEEEAEFDRLMEQADKLETTIAREEKARELEKRIAGDNPPKNEPNGPGTGSEDERRMRAWRTYCRDGRAGLTEEHARALNMGTDPEGGYLVPPVQWVTEMLQAVDDDVPLRALATVMALTEGEGLGVPTLDTDLADADWTTELATGSLDDALRFGGRELSPNPVAKQVKISRTLLRRSNHNPEQIVRDRMAYKFSVTQEKAFMTGDGNKKPLGLFTASTQGISTARDVQTGSATDVTADGLIDAKYTLKPQYWARARWLWHRDAIRRIRKLKDLNGVYIWQAGLASDRPDSILDVPYVVSEWVPNTFTTGLYVGMIADFSFYWIVDALDMEVQRLVELYATANQVGFIGRLETDGMPVLEEAFVRIKTN, encoded by the coding sequence GTGGACGTCAACGCCCTCAAGCAGGAACGCGCCAAGCTGGCCAAGCAGGCGCGCGACATCCTCGACACCGCCCAGGCGGCCAGCCGGTCCATCACCGGCGAGGAAGAGGCCGAGTTCGACCGGCTCATGGAGCAGGCCGACAAGCTGGAGACCACGATCGCGCGGGAGGAGAAGGCGCGCGAGCTGGAGAAGCGCATCGCCGGCGACAACCCGCCCAAGAACGAGCCGAACGGGCCCGGCACCGGCAGCGAGGACGAGCGGCGGATGCGCGCCTGGCGCACCTACTGCCGCGACGGCCGCGCCGGCCTGACCGAGGAGCACGCCCGCGCGCTGAACATGGGCACCGACCCCGAGGGCGGCTACCTCGTGCCGCCCGTCCAGTGGGTCACCGAGATGCTGCAGGCCGTCGACGACGACGTGCCGCTGCGCGCCCTGGCCACCGTCATGGCTCTCACCGAGGGCGAAGGGCTCGGCGTGCCCACCCTGGACACCGACCTGGCCGACGCCGACTGGACCACCGAGCTGGCCACCGGCAGCCTGGACGACGCGCTGCGGTTCGGCGGCCGCGAGCTGTCGCCCAACCCGGTCGCCAAGCAGGTCAAGATCAGTCGCACGCTGCTGCGCCGCTCCAACCACAACCCTGAGCAGATCGTCCGCGACCGGATGGCCTACAAGTTCTCGGTCACCCAGGAGAAGGCGTTCATGACCGGCGACGGCAACAAGAAGCCGCTCGGCCTGTTCACCGCCTCCACCCAGGGCATCTCCACCGCCCGCGACGTCCAGACCGGCTCGGCGACCGACGTCACCGCCGACGGCCTCATCGACGCCAAGTACACCCTCAAGCCCCAGTACTGGGCGCGGGCGCGCTGGCTGTGGCACCGCGACGCGATCCGGCGCATCCGCAAGCTCAAGGACCTCAACGGCGTCTACATCTGGCAGGCCGGGCTCGCCTCCGACCGGCCCGACAGCATCCTCGACGTCCCCTACGTGGTGTCGGAGTGGGTGCCCAACACGTTCACGACCGGCCTGTACGTCGGCATGATCGCCGACTTCAGCTTCTACTGGATCGTCGACGCCCTCGACATGGAGGTGCAGCGCCTCGTCGAGCTGTACGCCACGGCCAACCAGGTCGGCTTTATCGGCCGCCTGGAGACCGACGGCATGCCGGTCCTGGAAGAGGCCTTCGTCCGCATCAAGACCAACTGA
- a CDS encoding HK97 family phage prohead protease, giving the protein MKTVHLRGYTDLARATGEGPIPFVAANAGVKGDGLDLQMSGVDLTRYQANPVVMYDHEYWGRESLPIGRSENVRVDGEQLRAELTFDLEDDFARTVDRKIRGRFLNAVSIGFGAYNIDEAGVPERWELYEISVVPLPLDPDAIADPDRAGQFALARALGIAGGRGSAGGAVDEHTVRQAIDSLQALLPTPPPGPRLDASAAADRARRLRALEASL; this is encoded by the coding sequence ATGAAGACCGTGCACCTTCGGGGCTACACCGACCTGGCCCGGGCCACCGGAGAGGGCCCCATCCCGTTCGTCGCCGCGAACGCCGGCGTCAAGGGCGACGGACTGGACCTGCAGATGTCCGGCGTCGACCTGACCCGCTACCAGGCCAACCCGGTCGTCATGTACGACCACGAATACTGGGGGCGGGAGTCGCTCCCGATCGGCCGGTCGGAGAACGTCCGGGTCGACGGCGAGCAGCTGCGCGCCGAGCTGACCTTCGACCTGGAGGACGATTTCGCCCGCACCGTGGACCGGAAGATCCGCGGCCGCTTCCTCAACGCCGTCTCGATCGGGTTCGGCGCCTACAACATCGACGAGGCCGGCGTGCCCGAGCGGTGGGAGCTGTACGAGATCAGCGTCGTGCCGCTGCCGCTCGACCCCGACGCGATCGCCGACCCCGACCGGGCCGGCCAGTTCGCGCTCGCCCGCGCCCTCGGCATCGCCGGCGGCCGCGGCTCCGCTGGCGGCGCAGTCGACGAGCACACCGTCCGGCAGGCGATCGACTCGCTGCAGGCGCTGCTACCCACCCCGCCGCCTGGGCCCCGCCTGGATGCATCGGCGGCCGCCGACCGGGCGCGCCGGCTGCGCGCCCTCGAAGCATCGCTCTAA
- a CDS encoding phage portal protein, whose product MGLIRSVLRATKHPSFDPSRPETSLVNGWWAGDGQASAGVYVNEETALHYSPFFAGVRVISEDLASLPLITYERLARGKRRATDHPLYAVLHDQPNPYMSSVALRETLQGHAMTWRGGYANIVRNGAGDVVELWPLRPDRTKPEITRTGAGRMTLMYRYTDDVNGIYVMLHPDEVLHVHGLGGNGIEGYSLIGLARKSIGLGLAAEAYGASFFGNSAQPAGVLKHPGTLGDGASKRLREGWNEMHRGLDNAQRVAILEEGMDWETIGLPPEDAQFLQTRKFGVTDMARWLRLPPHKVGDLEHATYSNIEHQALDYVTSALRIWLVRWEQAILTRALTSAERGRFFAEHLVDALLRGDIKSRYEAYAIARNWGWASADDVREMENQNPLPDGRGEVYLVPLNMVAAKTPAEIKADQTKPAPKPAPGPPPPPAPEPEDDPEGDPRGYGWRGRGIAARQRIAEQYAALIAEADLKLAKFEQDRVTALADEHLADGASPAEFLAALEELYRGLVTERTMAAWLPIITEFAAAIAGDAAADVGHDEPIDLAAWVQQYVASHVGYRIASELGQLTAAASGADAAAAVLERLARWVSERPDRIARWQGNQLPNAAAREVWRAAGIRAVKWVTFGSDDCPFCDAMDGATTDIEQPFAAKGSELGLAEKLQISRDIHHPPLHPGCDCQIVPA is encoded by the coding sequence GTGGGTCTGATCCGGTCTGTGCTGCGCGCCACCAAGCATCCCTCGTTCGACCCGTCCCGGCCGGAGACGTCCCTGGTCAACGGCTGGTGGGCCGGCGACGGCCAGGCCTCCGCCGGGGTGTACGTGAATGAGGAGACCGCGCTGCACTACAGCCCGTTCTTCGCCGGCGTCCGGGTCATCTCCGAGGACCTCGCCTCGCTGCCTCTGATCACTTACGAGCGGCTGGCCCGGGGCAAGCGGCGCGCCACCGACCATCCTCTGTACGCGGTGCTGCACGACCAGCCCAACCCGTACATGAGCTCGGTCGCGCTGCGGGAGACGCTGCAGGGGCACGCGATGACCTGGCGCGGCGGCTACGCCAACATCGTCCGCAACGGCGCCGGCGACGTCGTCGAGCTGTGGCCGCTGCGGCCCGACCGCACCAAGCCGGAGATCACCCGAACCGGCGCCGGCCGGATGACGCTCATGTACCGCTACACCGACGACGTCAACGGCATCTACGTGATGCTGCACCCGGATGAGGTGCTGCACGTGCACGGCCTGGGCGGCAACGGCATCGAGGGCTACAGCCTGATCGGGCTGGCCCGCAAGTCCATCGGCCTGGGCCTGGCGGCCGAGGCATATGGTGCCAGCTTCTTCGGCAACTCGGCCCAGCCGGCCGGTGTGCTCAAGCACCCGGGCACGCTCGGCGACGGCGCGTCCAAGCGGTTGCGCGAGGGCTGGAACGAGATGCACCGCGGCCTGGACAACGCCCAGCGGGTCGCGATCCTCGAGGAGGGCATGGACTGGGAGACGATCGGCCTGCCGCCGGAGGACGCGCAGTTCCTGCAGACCAGAAAGTTCGGCGTCACCGACATGGCGCGCTGGCTGCGGCTGCCGCCGCACAAGGTCGGCGACCTGGAACACGCCACCTACTCCAACATCGAGCACCAGGCGCTCGACTACGTAACGTCGGCCCTGCGGATCTGGCTGGTGCGGTGGGAGCAGGCGATCCTGACCCGCGCGCTCACCTCGGCCGAGCGCGGCCGGTTCTTCGCTGAGCACCTGGTCGACGCGCTGCTGCGGGGCGACATCAAGTCCCGGTACGAGGCGTACGCGATCGCCCGCAACTGGGGCTGGGCCTCGGCCGATGATGTGCGGGAGATGGAGAACCAGAACCCGCTGCCCGACGGCCGCGGCGAGGTGTACCTGGTGCCGCTCAACATGGTGGCGGCCAAGACCCCGGCCGAGATCAAGGCCGACCAGACCAAGCCCGCCCCCAAACCGGCGCCCGGGCCGCCACCGCCTCCGGCTCCGGAGCCGGAGGACGACCCCGAGGGCGACCCGCGCGGGTACGGCTGGCGCGGCCGCGGGATCGCCGCCCGCCAGCGCATCGCCGAGCAGTACGCCGCCCTGATCGCCGAGGCCGACCTGAAGCTGGCCAAGTTCGAGCAGGACCGGGTGACCGCCCTGGCCGACGAGCATCTGGCCGACGGCGCCTCACCCGCGGAGTTCCTGGCCGCGCTCGAGGAGCTGTACCGCGGGCTGGTCACCGAACGCACCATGGCGGCGTGGCTGCCGATCATCACCGAGTTCGCCGCGGCGATCGCCGGCGACGCGGCCGCCGACGTCGGCCACGACGAGCCCATCGACCTGGCGGCGTGGGTGCAGCAGTACGTGGCCAGCCACGTCGGCTACCGCATCGCCTCCGAGCTCGGCCAGCTGACCGCCGCCGCCTCCGGCGCCGACGCCGCGGCCGCGGTGCTCGAGCGGCTGGCCCGGTGGGTGAGCGAGCGGCCGGATCGCATCGCCCGCTGGCAGGGCAACCAGCTACCCAACGCGGCCGCGCGCGAGGTGTGGCGGGCGGCCGGCATCCGCGCGGTCAAGTGGGTCACCTTCGGCTCCGACGACTGCCCGTTCTGCGACGCGATGGACGGCGCCACCACCGACATCGAGCAGCCGTTCGCGGCCAAGGGCAGCGAGCTCGGCCTGGCCGAGAAGCTGCAGATCAGCCGCGACATCCACCACCCGCCGCTGCACCCCGGCTGCGACTGCCAGATCGTGCCCGCCTGA
- a CDS encoding terminase large subunit translates to MTRRRTSSPERRPPNHDKHWRPADRKGPVCGFTLRGKTCSKKGAHYCEPRADRFVLFCSDLLVFTKGPHRRKPFILRFWQEHEIARPLFGEVVWSAEWERYVRRYRIAHIVVARKNGKSEIAAAIQLYLLVGDDEEFAEVYSAAADKIQARKVFEPAVRMVQLSTPLARRLKFLKDAQRLVDEKSNSHYEVITADADKELGHNPHGFNLDEVLSQPDGSLWQAMTTAAGAREQELMFTTTTETNDSASFGAVMIDDAERVQEDPARAPHVFSFVRKFPRTAEQLERLRRLYAGHPDLPVSLDPYDERNWKWPNPALDDFKSREAMRRQAMDARGSKLKENGFLQFQLNVRVQQVTRYISMDLWDACVGEVAPTPDWVLPKLEGRRCWGGLDLSSKLDLTSFCLMADNGWVRWRHWLPESMAPILDEHTGGLFSEWVDDGWVSLTEGDTIDYDAIYDAIAEDHERMRIVDITYDKWCGEPVRQEIVKRTGLVMYESNTTYERMTDPMKELARLLKKHDGEFSHGSDPVARWMADNLQAKSPSDDPDRYRPVKPDRDKAGARIDGMVTLLYAIDGRRRAPAESIYQTRGLTVL, encoded by the coding sequence GTGACCCGACGGAGGACCTCCTCACCTGAGCGGCGGCCGCCGAACCACGACAAGCACTGGCGGCCCGCCGACCGCAAGGGCCCGGTATGCGGGTTCACGCTGCGCGGCAAGACCTGCAGCAAGAAGGGCGCGCACTACTGCGAGCCGCGCGCCGACCGGTTCGTGCTGTTCTGTAGCGACCTGCTGGTCTTCACCAAGGGCCCGCACCGGCGCAAGCCGTTCATCCTGCGTTTCTGGCAGGAGCACGAGATCGCCCGGCCGCTGTTCGGCGAGGTCGTCTGGTCGGCCGAGTGGGAGCGGTACGTGCGCCGCTACCGCATCGCGCACATCGTCGTCGCCCGCAAAAACGGCAAGTCCGAGATCGCCGCGGCGATCCAGCTCTACCTCCTGGTCGGCGACGACGAGGAGTTCGCCGAGGTGTACTCCGCGGCCGCCGACAAGATCCAGGCGCGCAAGGTGTTCGAGCCGGCCGTGCGCATGGTGCAGCTGTCCACGCCGCTGGCCCGGCGGCTGAAGTTCCTCAAAGACGCCCAGCGCCTGGTCGACGAGAAGAGCAACAGCCACTACGAGGTCATCACCGCCGACGCGGACAAGGAGCTCGGCCACAACCCGCACGGCTTCAACCTCGACGAGGTGCTCAGCCAGCCGGACGGCTCGCTGTGGCAGGCGATGACCACCGCGGCGGGCGCCCGCGAGCAGGAGCTGATGTTCACCACGACCACCGAGACGAACGACTCGGCCAGCTTCGGCGCGGTGATGATCGACGATGCTGAGCGGGTGCAGGAGGATCCGGCCCGGGCGCCGCACGTCTTCAGCTTCGTGCGCAAGTTCCCGCGCACCGCCGAGCAGCTGGAGCGTCTGCGCCGGCTGTACGCCGGGCATCCTGATCTGCCGGTCAGCCTCGACCCGTATGACGAGCGCAACTGGAAGTGGCCGAACCCGGCGCTGGACGACTTCAAGTCGCGCGAGGCGATGCGCCGGCAGGCGATGGACGCCCGGGGCAGCAAGCTGAAGGAGAACGGCTTCCTGCAGTTTCAGCTGAACGTGCGTGTGCAGCAGGTCACCCGCTACATCTCCATGGACCTGTGGGACGCCTGCGTCGGTGAGGTCGCGCCGACGCCGGATTGGGTGCTGCCCAAGTTGGAGGGGCGCCGCTGCTGGGGCGGCCTGGACCTGTCCTCCAAGCTGGACCTGACGAGCTTCTGCCTGATGGCCGACAACGGCTGGGTGCGGTGGCGGCACTGGCTGCCCGAATCGATGGCGCCGATCCTCGACGAGCACACCGGCGGCCTGTTCTCCGAATGGGTCGACGACGGGTGGGTGAGCCTGACCGAGGGCGACACGATCGACTACGACGCGATCTACGACGCCATCGCCGAGGACCACGAGCGGATGCGCATCGTCGACATCACCTACGACAAGTGGTGCGGCGAGCCCGTCCGGCAGGAGATCGTCAAGCGCACCGGGCTGGTGATGTACGAGAGCAACACCACCTACGAGCGGATGACCGACCCGATGAAGGAGCTGGCCCGGCTGCTGAAGAAGCACGACGGCGAGTTCTCTCACGGCAGTGATCCGGTCGCCCGGTGGATGGCCGACAACCTGCAGGCGAAAAGCCCGTCGGATGACCCCGACCGGTACCGGCCGGTCAAGCCCGACCGCGACAAGGCCGGCGCCCGCATCGACGGCATGGTGACCCTGCTGTACGCGATCGACGGCCGCCGCCGAGCGCCCGCCGAGAGCATCTACCAGACGCGCGGTCTGACCGTGCTGTGA
- a CDS encoding phage terminase small subunit P27 family, protein MGKRGPAPKPTNIRYLHGDRKDRINTDEPVPAEVEIKIPTWLAASARSIWRQYAPDLQSKGVLTAWDVEAFAIFCDAADRRRRAVKELRAHGEVNRIPIMDMLGNVAGYRLQKSPWTLVLNEADAQVQRYGARFGLTPSDRSQLKVGGGGHRDPTEDLLT, encoded by the coding sequence GTGGGTAAGCGAGGCCCGGCGCCCAAACCGACGAACATTCGGTACCTGCACGGCGATCGCAAGGACCGGATCAACACTGACGAGCCGGTGCCGGCGGAAGTCGAGATCAAGATCCCGACCTGGTTGGCCGCCAGCGCCCGTTCGATCTGGCGGCAGTACGCGCCCGATCTGCAGAGCAAGGGCGTTCTGACCGCCTGGGATGTCGAGGCATTCGCGATCTTCTGCGACGCGGCGGACCGGCGCCGGCGCGCGGTGAAGGAACTGCGCGCCCACGGGGAGGTCAACCGGATCCCGATCATGGACATGCTCGGGAACGTCGCCGGCTACCGGCTGCAGAAGTCACCCTGGACGCTGGTGCTCAACGAGGCCGACGCACAGGTCCAGCGATACGGCGCCCGGTTCGGGCTGACGCCCAGCGACCGCTCCCAGCTGAAGGTCGGGGGAGGCGGGCACCGTGACCCGACGGAGGACCTCCTCACCTGA
- a CDS encoding HNH endonuclease signature motif containing protein — protein sequence MRIRRERPWCETPRCGNPSEHVDHIDGDKTNNEEWNLQALCRSCHSRKTVKHDGGFGNERTPRP from the coding sequence GTGCGCATCCGACGCGAGCGGCCCTGGTGCGAGACACCTCGATGTGGCAACCCTTCGGAGCACGTCGACCACATCGACGGGGACAAGACCAACAACGAGGAGTGGAACCTGCAGGCCCTGTGCCGTAGCTGCCACTCACGCAAGACCGTCAAGCATGACGGTGGGTTCGGCAACGAGCGCACCCCCAGGCCCTGA
- a CDS encoding PH domain-containing protein, with protein MSDELRPDIQAAASLMRNKMGAKREIRRLVEYLWEGEQVQLMSAGQYGQGTGLVALTDRRLLFVKDGIMSKSTEDFPLEKISSVEWSSGMLLGSLTVFASGNKAEITSMDKQDGKQLGDRLRERLASGRPSGAAPAPAPSGGDVYDQLRKLGELRDAGVLTQAEFEEKKTALMRQL; from the coding sequence ATGAGCGACGAGTTACGACCGGACATCCAGGCCGCTGCCAGCCTGATGAGGAACAAGATGGGCGCCAAGCGGGAGATCCGCCGCCTGGTGGAGTACCTGTGGGAGGGCGAGCAGGTACAGCTCATGTCGGCCGGCCAGTACGGCCAGGGCACAGGGCTGGTGGCGCTCACGGATCGGCGACTGCTGTTCGTCAAGGACGGCATCATGTCGAAGTCCACGGAGGACTTCCCTCTGGAAAAGATCTCCAGCGTGGAGTGGAGCTCCGGGATGCTGTTGGGGTCGCTGACCGTGTTCGCGTCGGGGAACAAGGCCGAGATCACGAGCATGGACAAGCAGGACGGCAAGCAGCTGGGCGACAGGCTGCGCGAGCGTCTGGCATCCGGCCGGCCGAGCGGCGCTGCACCAGCTCCGGCTCCGTCAGGGGGCGACGTCTACGACCAGCTCCGCAAGCTGGGCGAGTTACGCGACGCCGGCGTCCTCACCCAGGCGGAGTTCGAGGAGAAGAAGACAGCACTGATGCGCCAGCTCTAA
- a CDS encoding helix-turn-helix domain-containing protein, with protein MPKPTYVTSAPAGLAGVVREAREELGITQELLAGLIGRSQDHVSRFERGWGRTDARTLDRWAHQLGYRWALVPLEASDGSE; from the coding sequence GTGCCTAAGCCGACATACGTCACGTCCGCCCCGGCCGGGCTGGCCGGGGTCGTGCGCGAGGCCCGCGAGGAGCTCGGCATTACCCAGGAGCTGCTCGCCGGTCTCATCGGCCGCAGCCAGGACCACGTCAGCCGGTTCGAGCGGGGCTGGGGCCGCACCGACGCCCGCACCCTGGACCGGTGGGCGCACCAGCTCGGTTACCGCTGGGCCCTCGTACCGCTGGAGGCATCCGATGGCTCGGAGTAG
- a CDS encoding helix-turn-helix domain-containing protein → MRLRRIAAGLKQKTLADLAELSEAHVSLIENGKRSPGADVLKRLATALDCAIEDLMAVEEPMHLEGPELQ, encoded by the coding sequence GTGCGGCTTCGGCGCATCGCGGCAGGGCTCAAGCAGAAGACCCTGGCTGACCTGGCGGAGCTCAGCGAGGCCCACGTGTCGCTTATCGAGAACGGCAAGCGCTCCCCGGGCGCTGACGTTCTCAAGCGTCTGGCAACTGCCCTGGACTGCGCCATCGAAGACCTGATGGCTGTTGAGGAGCCGATGCATCTGGAAGGGCCCGAGCTCCAGTGA
- a CDS encoding DUF3566 domain-containing protein, producing the protein MSAQGGGAARTKAASGNGQQPNKPAETEIFNPVDEGQEITSPAQGKPVPPKEDARQQRSHAPASAPAPHPPAPVPQTEGNDTVRIRPSLATEAPPALELPKKKSSNAGAGRLPRKAHLVLRRVEPWSAMKFSFVVSLVCFVVLFVAVAVLYGVLSALGVFDSIVDLVNQLGQGEQGQSSIPIDIASWFEPVRILGYTALIGAVNVVLITALSTLGAVIYNISSDLVGGVEVTFSEAE; encoded by the coding sequence ATGAGCGCCCAGGGTGGTGGTGCCGCCAGGACAAAGGCGGCTTCGGGTAACGGACAGCAACCAAACAAGCCCGCAGAGACCGAGATTTTCAACCCAGTCGACGAAGGACAGGAAATCACCTCGCCCGCGCAGGGCAAGCCTGTCCCGCCCAAGGAGGACGCGCGGCAGCAGCGGTCGCATGCTCCTGCCTCCGCGCCCGCGCCCCATCCTCCTGCGCCTGTGCCTCAGACGGAGGGCAACGACACCGTACGCATCCGGCCATCGCTGGCCACCGAGGCCCCGCCCGCGCTCGAGCTGCCGAAGAAGAAGTCTTCGAACGCCGGCGCGGGCCGGCTGCCCCGCAAGGCCCATCTGGTCCTGCGCCGCGTCGAGCCATGGTCGGCCATGAAGTTCAGCTTCGTGGTCTCCCTGGTGTGCTTCGTGGTGCTGTTCGTGGCAGTGGCCGTCCTGTACGGCGTGCTGTCCGCGCTGGGGGTTTTCGACTCGATCGTGGACCTGGTCAACCAGCTGGGCCAGGGCGAGCAGGGGCAGAGCTCGATCCCGATCGACATCGCCTCCTGGTTCGAGCCGGTGCGGATCCTCGGATACACCGCGCTGATCGGGGCCGTGAACGTGGTCCTGATCACGGCTCTTTCCACGCTCGGGGCGGTCATCTACAACATCTCCTCTGACCTGGTCGGGGGCGTTGAGGTGACCTTCAGCGAGGCCGAGTAG